Proteins encoded together in one Roseibacterium elongatum DSM 19469 window:
- a CDS encoding UDP-N-acetylmuramoyl-L-alanyl-D-glutamate--2,6-diaminopimelate ligase, whose translation MASHTIMLSALGLTPRVGPDVAITGLVIDSRKIEKGCLFAALPGTQVHGARFVGAAIAGGAGAILTDRAGADLAAGALEGAEIALVVVEDARAALAHAAHLWFGAVPETVVAVTGTNGKTSVTSFTRQIWEALGHPAVNIGTTGVEGSHTAPGIHTTPDPLTLHRLLAELKSAGIDRVAMEASSHGLDQRRMEAVSPCAAAFTNLTQDHLDYHGTMEAYFEAKARLFTDLLFDQGAAVINVDDPYGLRLAQEVAGRDGLEVIRIAQYAQEAEIRISGRRMDETGQDVLVTAWGQPRRIRLELIGAFQAMNVLTAAALCIASGEDPDAVFSVLGEMRGVRGRMQLAARRKNGAPVYVDYSHTPDSIEIALKALRPHVLGRLVIVFGAGGDRDRGKRPLMGQAAAQNADVLFLTDDNPRSEDPAVIRAEVKQGCPDATEVPDRAEAILRAVDALEPGDALLVAGKGHETGQIVGDVVYPFDDVEQASVAVAALEGRA comes from the coding sequence ATGGCCAGTCACACCATCATGCTTTCGGCCCTTGGCCTGACGCCGCGTGTCGGACCGGATGTCGCAATCACCGGATTGGTCATCGACAGCCGCAAGATCGAAAAAGGCTGCCTTTTCGCGGCATTGCCCGGCACCCAGGTGCATGGCGCGCGGTTTGTCGGGGCCGCGATCGCGGGCGGGGCGGGGGCGATCCTGACCGATCGCGCGGGGGCCGATCTGGCCGCCGGTGCCCTGGAGGGGGCCGAAATCGCCCTGGTCGTGGTCGAGGATGCGCGCGCCGCGCTGGCCCATGCCGCGCATCTGTGGTTCGGCGCGGTGCCCGAGACCGTCGTCGCGGTCACCGGGACCAATGGCAAGACCTCGGTCACGAGCTTCACCCGTCAGATCTGGGAGGCGTTGGGCCACCCGGCCGTCAATATCGGCACCACCGGCGTCGAAGGCAGCCACACCGCCCCCGGTATCCACACCACGCCCGATCCGCTGACCTTGCATCGGCTTTTGGCCGAGTTGAAATCGGCGGGCATCGATCGCGTGGCGATGGAGGCCTCATCCCACGGCCTCGACCAGCGCCGGATGGAGGCGGTCAGCCCCTGTGCGGCGGCCTTCACCAATCTGACCCAGGATCACCTCGATTATCACGGCACGATGGAGGCCTATTTCGAGGCCAAGGCGCGCCTGTTCACCGATCTGCTGTTCGATCAGGGGGCGGCGGTCATCAATGTCGATGACCCCTATGGCCTGCGGCTTGCGCAGGAGGTGGCGGGCCGTGACGGGCTGGAGGTGATCCGCATCGCGCAATATGCCCAGGAGGCCGAGATCCGCATTTCCGGGCGGCGCATGGATGAAACCGGCCAGGACGTTCTTGTGACCGCCTGGGGGCAGCCGCGTCGTATCCGGCTGGAGTTGATCGGCGCGTTTCAGGCGATGAACGTGCTGACGGCAGCGGCGCTGTGCATTGCCTCGGGCGAGGATCCCGACGCGGTCTTCTCGGTGCTGGGCGAGATGCGCGGCGTGCGGGGCCGGATGCAGCTGGCAGCTCGGCGCAAGAACGGCGCGCCCGTCTATGTCGATTATTCGCACACGCCCGACAGTATCGAGATCGCGCTCAAGGCGCTGCGCCCGCATGTGCTGGGGCGACTGGTGATCGTGTTCGGCGCGGGCGGCGACCGGGATCGCGGCAAGCGCCCGCTGATGGGGCAGGCGGCGGCCCAGAACGCCGATGTGCTGTTTCTGACCGATGACAACCCGCGCTCCGAAGACCCGGCCGTGATCCGGGCCGAGGTCAAACAGGGCTGCCCCGATGCGACCGAGGTTCCCGACCGGGCCGAGGCGATCCTGCGCGCGGTCGATGCGCTGGAACCCGGCGATGCGCTCCTGGTGGCGGGCAAGGGGCACGAGACCGGGCAGATTGTCGGCGATGTCGTCTATCCGTTCGACGATGTGGAACAGGCCAGCGTGGCCGTCGCCGCGCTGGAGGGGCGGGCATGA
- a CDS encoding peptidoglycan D,D-transpeptidase FtsI family protein, with translation MSLRTPLRPLARILEARRKGENPDAIERENRRLRHEAERDKMRVRAESRLLLVACCFLAAFCTVGYRMAALATSEPVEPRVAGRSGDAILNTRADIVDRQGRVLATNFATNALYAHPHEIIDAEAAAEGLAEIFPDMDAEALHRRFTSEARFIWLRRYISPEQEQQVHDLGEPGLLFGPREMRLYPNGAIAAHVLGGAGFGQEAVNAAEVVGIAGVEALYDAQLRDPARDGPLRLSLDLTVQAAVEEVLAGGMALMNAQGAAAVLMDADTGEIVALASLPDFDPNARPRPLTEGDQADSPLFNRSLQGVYELGSVFKTFTIAQALEDGVVGLSDMIDTTGPLRMAGFEIRDFSDHGREQSVADVFVHSSNIGTARIARMMGGERQRAFLDRLGLLQPTDLELVEAAAARPLQPRRWGELATMTISYGHGLSTSPVHLASAYATMVNGGTRVSPTILRRAAPQMGERVISEQTSAAMRSLLRSVVTDGTASFGEVPGYSVGGKTGSAELPRPQGGYYDDRNINTFASVFPTDDPEYVLVVTLYEPVETSGPEPRRTAGWTAVPVAAEVIRRVAPLLGLRPEIEPAPLSPLSSSSN, from the coding sequence ATGAGCCTGCGCACCCCGTTGCGCCCGCTGGCGCGAATTCTCGAGGCCCGCCGCAAGGGCGAAAACCCCGACGCGATCGAGCGGGAAAACCGCCGCCTTCGCCACGAGGCCGAACGCGACAAGATGCGGGTTCGGGCCGAAAGCCGGCTGCTTCTGGTGGCGTGCTGTTTTCTTGCGGCCTTCTGCACCGTCGGCTACCGCATGGCCGCGCTGGCGACCTCGGAACCGGTCGAACCGCGCGTCGCCGGCCGCAGTGGCGATGCGATCCTCAATACACGCGCCGATATCGTGGATCGGCAGGGCCGGGTTCTGGCCACGAATTTCGCGACCAACGCGCTTTATGCCCATCCCCATGAAATCATCGACGCCGAGGCCGCGGCCGAAGGATTGGCCGAGATCTTTCCCGACATGGATGCCGAGGCGCTCCACCGCCGGTTCACCTCGGAGGCACGGTTCATCTGGTTGCGCCGCTACATCAGCCCCGAGCAGGAACAGCAGGTGCACGATCTGGGCGAGCCGGGGCTGCTCTTTGGCCCGCGCGAGATGCGGCTTTATCCCAATGGCGCCATCGCCGCGCATGTTCTTGGCGGGGCCGGGTTCGGGCAAGAGGCGGTGAACGCCGCCGAGGTGGTGGGTATCGCCGGGGTCGAGGCGCTTTATGACGCTCAGTTGCGCGATCCCGCCCGCGACGGCCCGTTGCGCCTGTCGCTGGATCTGACCGTGCAGGCCGCCGTCGAAGAGGTACTGGCCGGCGGCATGGCGCTGATGAACGCCCAAGGGGCCGCCGCCGTCCTTATGGATGCCGATACGGGCGAGATCGTGGCCCTGGCCAGCCTGCCCGATTTCGACCCAAATGCCCGTCCGCGCCCCCTGACCGAAGGGGACCAGGCCGACAGCCCGCTGTTCAACCGCAGTCTGCAGGGCGTGTACGAACTGGGGTCGGTCTTCAAGACCTTTACCATTGCGCAGGCGCTGGAAGATGGCGTGGTCGGCCTGTCGGACATGATCGACACGACCGGTCCGCTGCGCATGGCCGGCTTCGAGATCCGCGATTTCAGCGATCACGGGCGCGAACAGTCGGTGGCCGATGTCTTTGTCCATTCCTCCAATATCGGCACGGCCCGGATCGCGCGCATGATGGGCGGCGAGCGTCAGCGCGCCTTCCTCGATCGTCTGGGCCTGCTGCAGCCGACCGATCTGGAACTGGTCGAGGCGGCGGCGGCCCGCCCGCTGCAACCCCGGCGGTGGGGCGAGCTGGCCACGATGACGATTTCCTACGGCCATGGCCTGTCCACCTCGCCGGTGCATCTGGCCTCGGCCTATGCGACCATGGTCAACGGCGGCACGCGGGTCTCGCCCACGATCCTGCGCCGCGCCGCGCCGCAGATGGGCGAGCGTGTGATCTCCGAGCAGACCAGCGCCGCAATGCGCTCTTTGTTGCGATCGGTCGTCACCGATGGCACTGCCAGTTTCGGCGAGGTGCCGGGCTATTCGGTGGGGGGCAAGACGGGGTCGGCCGAACTGCCACGTCCGCAAGGCGGGTATTACGATGACCGCAATATCAACACCTTCGCTAGCGTGTTTCCGACCGATGACCCGGAATACGTGCTCGTCGTCACGTTGTACGAGCCGGTCGAAACCTCGGGCCCCGAACCGCGCCGCACGGCGGGCTGGACGGCCGTGCCCGTCGCCGCCGAGGTGATCCGCCGCGTCGCACCCCTGCTGGGTCTGCGGCCCGAGATTGAACCCGCCCCCCTTTCTCCGCTATCCAGCTCTTCGAACTGA
- the ftsL gene encoding cell division protein FtsL yields the protein MRGVLTILAVFAVIGLGYWAYHQTILTQQAIREVDRLQRAIGAEHERLSVLRAEWAYLNRPDRLRELADFNFERLGLMPLAPEQFGDVIEIPYPRPEPDPTEQVEELLLENASRAEAGVEERAEP from the coding sequence ATGCGTGGCGTCCTCACGATTCTGGCGGTGTTCGCGGTGATCGGGCTGGGTTACTGGGCCTATCACCAGACCATCCTGACCCAGCAGGCCATCCGCGAGGTCGACCGCCTGCAGCGCGCCATCGGGGCGGAGCATGAACGCCTGTCGGTTCTGCGCGCCGAATGGGCCTATCTCAACCGGCCCGACCGGTTGCGCGAATTGGCCGATTTCAATTTCGAACGTCTCGGACTGATGCCGCTCGCGCCCGAGCAGTTCGGCGATGTGATCGAGATCCCCTATCCCCGCCCCGAACCGGACCCGACCGAACAGGTCGAGGAATTGCTTCTCGAAAACGCCTCGCGCGCCGAGGCCGGGGTTGAAGAAAGGGCCGAGCCATGA
- a CDS encoding division/cell wall cluster transcriptional repressor MraZ translates to MDRRFLGESLNKVDGKGRVSIPAKFRRVLQNCDKDYAPGGAPRLYIAYGDPKKTYLECLSGDAFDQIDQMIQQLTPGSPLKKAMSYLYYTKCDATLLDDTGRLVLSQAAREKIDVDGEALFQGHGDQFHILKPSEASAADEDYEAMLAEMGQDDAYFDPLAAAYRELAARKVEPAE, encoded by the coding sequence GTGGATCGCAGGTTTTTGGGCGAAAGCCTGAACAAGGTGGACGGAAAGGGCCGGGTGTCGATCCCGGCCAAGTTTCGTCGCGTCTTGCAGAATTGCGACAAGGACTACGCCCCCGGCGGTGCGCCGCGTCTCTATATCGCCTATGGCGATCCCAAGAAAACCTATCTGGAATGTCTGTCGGGCGACGCCTTCGACCAGATCGACCAGATGATCCAGCAGTTGACGCCAGGAAGCCCGCTGAAAAAGGCGATGAGCTACCTCTACTATACCAAATGCGATGCCACGCTCCTCGACGACACCGGGCGTCTGGTGCTGTCGCAGGCCGCCCGCGAAAAGATCGACGTCGATGGCGAGGCGCTGTTTCAGGGGCATGGCGACCAGTTTCACATTCTCAAGCCGTCCGAGGCCAGCGCGGCGGACGAGGATTACGAGGCGATGCTGGCCGAGATGGGGCAGGACGATGCCTATTTCGATCCGCTTGCGGCGGCCTATCGCGAACTTGCGGCGCGCAAGGTCGAGCCGGCGGAATGA
- a CDS encoding Mrp/NBP35 family ATP-binding protein, which yields MTQTRDSILDALRVLTLPDGGDLVSRDMVRALRVEGGKVSFIIEAATPEAARGMDGVRRAAEQVVSRLPGVEGVNVALTAHGPAQKAPPAPPQGAAPTLKMGGHMKPQQGSMKPSGVKTIIGIGSGKGGVGKSTVATNLAVALARQGRRVGLLDADIYGPSVPRMMGVNKRPASPDGKTIIPLKNHGVTMMSIGFMLPEEKAVVWRGPMLMGALQQMLTQVEWGELDTLLVDLPPGTGDVAMTLCQKAEATGAIVVSTPQDVALLDARKALNMFDLLKTPVLGLIENMASYICPSCGHEAHIFGEGGVRAEADKMGLPFLGALPISLETRIAGDAGTPIAAGEGPMAEAYANLASRFIEGGLA from the coding sequence ATGACCCAGACCCGTGACAGCATCTTGGACGCCTTGCGCGTGCTGACCCTGCCCGATGGCGGCGACCTGGTAAGCCGCGACATGGTGCGCGCGCTGCGGGTCGAGGGCGGCAAGGTCAGTTTCATCATCGAGGCAGCCACGCCCGAGGCCGCCCGTGGCATGGATGGGGTGCGCCGCGCCGCCGAACAGGTCGTGTCGCGGCTGCCGGGGGTCGAGGGCGTCAATGTTGCGCTGACCGCGCATGGCCCCGCGCAAAAGGCGCCGCCGGCCCCGCCGCAAGGCGCCGCGCCCACGCTCAAGATGGGCGGACACATGAAACCGCAGCAAGGGTCGATGAAACCCTCGGGCGTCAAGACGATCATCGGCATCGGCTCGGGCAAGGGGGGCGTCGGGAAATCGACCGTCGCCACGAACCTCGCCGTCGCACTGGCCCGGCAGGGGCGGCGCGTGGGCTTGCTGGATGCCGATATCTACGGCCCCAGCGTGCCGCGCATGATGGGCGTGAACAAACGCCCCGCCAGCCCCGATGGCAAGACGATCATCCCGCTCAAGAACCATGGCGTCACGATGATGTCGATCGGCTTCATGCTGCCCGAGGAAAAGGCGGTGGTCTGGCGCGGCCCGATGCTGATGGGGGCCTTGCAGCAGATGCTGACGCAGGTCGAGTGGGGCGAGCTGGACACGTTGCTGGTCGATCTGCCGCCGGGCACGGGGGATGTGGCCATGACGCTGTGCCAAAAGGCCGAGGCGACGGGCGCGATCGTGGTGTCCACCCCGCAGGACGTGGCGTTGCTGGATGCACGCAAGGCGCTGAACATGTTCGATCTGCTCAAGACGCCGGTCCTGGGCCTGATCGAGAACATGGCCAGTTACATCTGCCCCAGTTGCGGACACGAGGCGCATATCTTTGGCGAGGGCGGCGTGCGCGCCGAGGCCGATAAGATGGGCCTGCCGTTCCTGGGCGCGCTGCCGATCAGCCTCGAGACCCGGATCGCCGGCGATGCCGGCACCCCGATCGCCGCGGGCGAAGGGCCCATGGCCGAGGCCTATGCCAACCTGGCCAGCCGCTTCATCGAGGGCGGTCTGGCCTGA
- a CDS encoding MFS transporter: MIAGGAFRDAQFRRFFSGVFFAVQAIWIQRVTISWLAWERTGSAEFVGLVASLSLAPTLVAGPVFGVMADRVNIRRAALLTNGGMAAVLAALALVLPVTGPVALALAALGVGVISAAHHPVRMSLGPRLVPAEMVQHVVSVTALNFNLARLVAPVAAGWIIAGFGGAVALWVAVACYMPMLAVLPGLRPRDLPPRARTPFLDDLREGVRYAWRTPLIRRALLITLVFATLVRGALEVLPVLADGAFGRGAAGLGMLTAAAGAGALSSALLKAAGAGAVGARIPPAVYIAVVLGFAAVMGMGLAPIWPLALAATALAGFCATWCGVSLQAAIQTELPDAYRGRVMSLWVVVGFGTVAIGALSIGALAERAGIGPALALAGVAGLVLAAAIFLGGARR, encoded by the coding sequence ATGATTGCCGGGGGTGCGTTTCGCGATGCCCAGTTTCGCCGTTTCTTCAGCGGCGTGTTCTTTGCCGTGCAGGCGATCTGGATTCAGAGGGTCACGATTTCCTGGCTGGCATGGGAGCGCACGGGCTCGGCCGAGTTCGTGGGGCTGGTGGCCAGCCTCAGCCTTGCGCCGACCCTGGTGGCCGGTCCAGTTTTCGGGGTGATGGCGGATCGGGTGAACATCCGCCGCGCCGCCCTGCTCACCAATGGCGGGATGGCGGCGGTGCTGGCGGCGCTGGCCCTGGTGTTGCCGGTGACGGGGCCCGTCGCGTTGGCCCTGGCGGCTTTGGGCGTTGGCGTGATCTCGGCGGCGCATCACCCCGTGCGCATGTCCCTGGGGCCGCGCCTGGTGCCGGCCGAGATGGTGCAGCACGTCGTGTCGGTCACGGCGCTGAACTTCAATCTGGCGCGGTTGGTGGCCCCTGTGGCGGCGGGCTGGATCATCGCCGGGTTCGGCGGCGCCGTGGCCCTGTGGGTGGCGGTGGCCTGCTACATGCCGATGTTGGCCGTTCTGCCGGGCTTGCGCCCGCGCGACCTGCCGCCGCGCGCGCGGACGCCGTTTCTCGATGATCTGCGCGAGGGCGTGCGCTATGCTTGGCGCACGCCGCTGATCCGGCGCGCGCTGCTGATCACGCTGGTCTTTGCCACATTGGTTCGCGGCGCGCTCGAGGTCTTGCCCGTCCTGGCGGACGGCGCCTTTGGCCGGGGGGCGGCGGGTCTTGGCATGTTGACGGCGGCTGCCGGGGCCGGGGCGCTGTCCTCGGCCCTTTTGAAGGCCGCCGGCGCGGGCGCGGTTGGCGCACGCATTCCGCCCGCGGTCTACATCGCCGTCGTGCTGGGGTTCGCGGCGGTCATGGGCATGGGGCTGGCGCCGATCTGGCCGCTGGCCTTGGCGGCCACGGCGCTGGCCGGGTTCTGCGCGACATGGTGCGGCGTCAGTTTGCAGGCGGCGATCCAGACCGAACTCCCCGACGCCTATCGCGGTCGGGTGATGTCGCTTTGGGTTGTGGTGGGCTTCGGCACCGTGGCGATCGGCGCCTTGTCGATCGGCGCGCTGGCCGAGCGGGCGGGCATCGGCCCGGCCCTGGCCTTGGCCGGCGTCGCCGGTTTGGTGCTGGCGGCTGCGATCTTTCTGGGGGGTGCGCGCCGCTGA
- a CDS encoding DUF1127 domain-containing protein: MAFVSSNRGTSVSLGNRLGEIGQQAAEAYANWRMYRRTLAELQALSGRELADLGLNRSLLRRAALEAAYGKDA; the protein is encoded by the coding sequence ATGGCATTCGTTTCGAGCAATCGCGGAACCTCGGTTTCACTGGGAAACCGGCTTGGCGAGATCGGCCAACAGGCTGCCGAGGCGTACGCGAACTGGCGCATGTATCGCCGGACCCTGGCCGAGCTGCAAGCTCTGTCGGGCCGCGAGTTGGCCGATCTGGGCCTGAACCGCTCGCTGCTGCGCCGCGCCGCCCTGGAAGCGGCCTATGGCAAGGACGCCTGA
- a CDS encoding Lrp/AsnC family transcriptional regulator — protein sequence MKDWDVRDRDILRVLSSDGRMSNLDLAARVALSPSATLRRVQALEAAGLIRGYRAVLDPAAMGVGFVAYVAVGLNEHTKTAQQAFERAMARADDVRECHNITGSVEYLLRVEVADLGAYKRFHTDVLGSLPQVSTLQTYVVMGSPKDDRA from the coding sequence ATGAAGGATTGGGATGTAAGAGACCGCGATATATTGCGCGTGCTGTCGTCCGATGGGCGCATGTCGAATCTGGACCTGGCTGCGCGCGTGGCCCTGTCGCCCTCGGCCACGTTGCGCCGGGTTCAGGCGCTTGAGGCGGCCGGGCTGATCCGCGGATATCGGGCCGTGCTGGACCCTGCGGCGATGGGCGTGGGCTTCGTCGCCTATGTCGCGGTGGGTCTGAACGAGCACACCAAGACCGCGCAACAGGCGTTTGAACGCGCGATGGCCCGTGCCGATGACGTACGCGAATGTCACAATATCACCGGCAGTGTCGAATACCTGCTGCGTGTCGAGGTGGCCGATCTGGGCGCTTACAAGCGCTTTCATACCGATGTGTTGGGCAGTCTGCCGCAGGTTTCGACCCTGCAGACCTACGTGGTCATGGGCTCGCCGAAAGACGATCGCGCGTAG
- a CDS encoding LysE family translocator: MTPDLLTALVLFAFAASITPGPNNIMLLASGANFGLRRTVPHMLGISLGHAVMTSLVGLGLIGLFDLVLWLRPALMLGCAVYLLYLAWKIATAAPPPEAEDVATGRPLTFVQAAAFQWVNPKAWYMAIYAQTNFAPDGGLWGITWAGAVVVALVFAATNLPSVTVWAWGGTQLRRWLSAPGRLRAFNITMALLLVASLWPILRTGWTDG; the protein is encoded by the coding sequence ATGACACCCGATCTGCTGACCGCCCTTGTCCTGTTCGCGTTCGCCGCGTCGATCACGCCTGGACCGAACAACATCATGTTGCTCGCCTCGGGTGCGAATTTCGGGCTCAGGCGCACCGTTCCGCATATGCTGGGGATCTCGCTTGGCCATGCGGTGATGACCTCGCTGGTCGGGTTGGGGTTGATCGGGCTGTTCGACCTTGTGCTCTGGTTGCGGCCCGCCCTGATGTTGGGATGCGCGGTGTATCTGCTCTATCTTGCGTGGAAGATCGCCACCGCCGCCCCGCCGCCCGAGGCCGAAGATGTGGCGACCGGACGCCCCCTGACCTTTGTGCAGGCCGCGGCCTTTCAGTGGGTCAATCCCAAAGCCTGGTACATGGCGATCTACGCACAGACGAATTTCGCCCCGGACGGCGGCCTGTGGGGGATCACATGGGCCGGGGCCGTGGTCGTGGCGCTGGTCTTCGCGGCGACGAACCTGCCGTCGGTCACGGTCTGGGCCTGGGGTGGCACGCAACTGCGGCGCTGGCTGTCGGCGCCGGGGCGGTTGCGGGCGTTCAACATCACCATGGCGCTGCTATTGGTCGCCTCGCTCTGGCCGATCCTGCGGACCGGATGGACCGACGGCTAG
- a CDS encoding ATP-dependent helicase: MSSFDDSDAFEAASAASLSARAMAARAMPHLDGLNPAQREAVEQMEGPVLMLAGAGTGKTKALTARIAHLLATGTARPNEVLAVTFTNKAAREMKNRIGALMGQAVEGMPWLGTFHSICAKLLRRHAELVGLKSNFTILDTDDQKRVLKNLLSVNSVDEKRHPPRWVSSFIEQCKNNAWTPDKVPAANDLELWCDRIFDQSTLAEAPNVYEFSRRNPDSGAVGRHIIMASTIYAQYQTRLRELNAVDFGDLLLHVIRIFQENDDLLAQYQRWFRYILVDEYQDTNVAQYLWLRLLAQGHSNICCVGDDDQSIYGWRGAEVGNILRFEKDFPGAKVVRLEQNYRSTGHILAAASGVIEANKGRLGKTLWTDGDDGEKVRLIGHWDGEEEARWIGEEIESMGQGTRGMDPIGPNDIAILVRASHQMRAFEDRFLTIGLPYRVIGGPRFYERMEIRDAMAYFRVVVSPDDDLAFERIVNTPKRGLGDKAQATIQKMARTNGVSLLDGARLAVETKALSGKGLKELTRLVDQIGHWRALMQGGLRQVGPVDDLIEEDRPTIDALSHIELAEVILDESGYTAMWQNDKTPEAPGRLENLKELVKALESFENLQGFLEHVSLIMDNEADDHEPKVTLMTLHAAKGLEFPAVFLPGWEDGLFPSQRSMDESGLKGLEEERRLAYVGITRAEKVCTISFAGNRRVYGQWQSQLPSRFIDELPEAHVEVLTPPGLYGHQGGMAASASPVAEMMRGSDLQEKAARADVYNSPGWKRLQQNQGRFGMRQPSEAKNVTIDAEAISAFSVGDRVFHQKFGYGEVISVEGDKLGIAFDKAGEKHVVGRFVVAADAAGDVPF; this comes from the coding sequence ATGAGCAGTTTCGACGATTCCGACGCCTTCGAGGCGGCCTCGGCCGCGTCCCTGTCCGCGCGCGCGATGGCGGCGCGCGCCATGCCGCATCTGGACGGGTTGAACCCCGCGCAACGCGAGGCGGTCGAACAGATGGAGGGGCCGGTGCTGATGCTGGCCGGCGCGGGCACCGGCAAGACCAAGGCCCTGACCGCGCGGATCGCGCATCTGCTGGCGACCGGCACGGCCCGCCCGAACGAGGTTCTGGCCGTGACCTTCACCAACAAGGCCGCGCGCGAGATGAAGAACCGCATCGGCGCGCTGATGGGGCAGGCCGTCGAGGGGATGCCGTGGTTGGGTACGTTCCATTCGATCTGCGCCAAGCTTTTGCGGCGGCACGCCGAACTGGTGGGCCTCAAGTCGAATTTTACCATCCTCGATACCGATGACCAAAAGCGAGTCCTGAAGAACCTTCTCTCGGTGAATTCGGTTGATGAGAAGCGGCATCCGCCACGCTGGGTCAGTTCATTTATTGAACAGTGTAAGAACAATGCATGGACGCCTGATAAGGTGCCGGCGGCCAACGATTTGGAGTTGTGGTGCGATCGTATTTTCGACCAGTCGACTTTGGCTGAAGCTCCGAATGTATATGAATTTTCCCGCCGCAATCCCGATAGTGGTGCGGTCGGGCGCCATATTATCATGGCCTCAACTATCTATGCGCAATACCAGACCCGCCTGCGCGAGTTGAACGCCGTCGATTTTGGCGACCTGTTGCTGCATGTCATCCGCATCTTCCAGGAAAATGACGACCTGCTGGCGCAATACCAGCGCTGGTTCCGCTACATCCTTGTCGACGAGTACCAGGATACCAACGTCGCCCAGTACCTGTGGCTGCGCCTGCTGGCGCAGGGGCATTCCAATATCTGCTGCGTGGGCGACGACGACCAGTCGATCTATGGCTGGCGCGGGGCCGAGGTGGGCAATATCCTGCGGTTCGAAAAGGATTTTCCGGGCGCCAAGGTGGTGCGGCTGGAACAGAATTACCGCTCGACCGGGCATATTCTTGCGGCCGCCTCGGGTGTGATCGAGGCCAACAAGGGGCGTCTGGGCAAAACGCTTTGGACCGACGGGGACGACGGCGAAAAGGTTCGCCTGATCGGCCATTGGGATGGCGAGGAAGAGGCGCGCTGGATCGGCGAAGAAATCGAGTCGATGGGCCAGGGCACCCGTGGGATGGACCCGATAGGCCCCAACGACATCGCGATTCTCGTTCGTGCGTCGCACCAGATGCGGGCCTTCGAGGATCGCTTCCTGACCATCGGACTGCCGTATCGCGTGATCGGCGGCCCCCGCTTTTACGAGCGGATGGAGATCCGCGATGCGATGGCCTATTTCCGCGTCGTCGTCTCGCCCGATGATGACCTCGCCTTCGAGCGGATCGTGAACACGCCCAAGCGCGGGCTTGGCGACAAGGCGCAGGCGACGATCCAGAAGATGGCGCGCACCAATGGTGTCAGCCTGCTGGACGGCGCGCGTCTGGCGGTCGAGACCAAGGCGCTGTCAGGCAAGGGTCTGAAGGAGTTGACCCGGCTGGTCGATCAGATCGGCCATTGGCGCGCCTTGATGCAGGGCGGATTGCGGCAGGTCGGCCCGGTCGATGACCTGATCGAAGAGGACCGGCCAACGATCGACGCGCTGAGCCATATCGAACTGGCCGAGGTGATCCTGGATGAGTCTGGCTACACGGCGATGTGGCAAAACGACAAGACGCCCGAGGCGCCGGGGCGGTTGGAGAACCTCAAGGAGCTCGTCAAGGCTCTTGAATCCTTCGAAAATCTTCAAGGCTTTCTCGAGCACGTCAGCCTGATCATGGATAACGAGGCCGACGACCATGAGCCAAAAGTGACACTCATGACGCTCCACGCCGCCAAGGGGCTGGAGTTTCCGGCAGTGTTTCTGCCCGGCTGGGAGGATGGATTGTTCCCCTCGCAACGCTCGATGGACGAGTCGGGGCTGAAGGGCCTGGAGGAGGAGCGCCGCCTTGCCTATGTCGGCATCACGCGGGCCGAAAAGGTTTGTACGATTTCCTTCGCGGGCAACCGGCGCGTCTATGGTCAATGGCAAAGCCAGTTGCCCTCGCGCTTCATTGACGAACTACCCGAGGCTCATGTCGAGGTTCTGACTCCGCCGGGGCTATACGGTCATCAGGGCGGCATGGCGGCCAGTGCCAGCCCCGTGGCCGAGATGATGCGCGGCAGCGATCTGCAGGAAAAGGCGGCGCGTGCCGATGTCTACAACTCGCCCGGCTGGAAACGTCTGCAGCAGAACCAGGGCCGGTTCGGCATGCGCCAGCCTTCCGAGGCGAAGAACGTCACCATCGACGCCGAGGCGATCAGCGCCTTTTCCGTGGGTGACCGGGTGTTTCACCAGAAATTCGGCTATGGTGAGGTGATCTCGGTCGAGGGCGACAAGCTGGGCATCGCCTTTGACAAGGCCGGCGAAAAACATGTGGTCGGCCGGTTCGTGGTGGCGGCGGACGCGGCCGGTGACGTGCCGTTCTAG